The Planctomycetia bacterium sequence TCGCCACCTTCTTTGCCATACGCTCTGGAATCAAGGATGCCAGGAAAGCCCGCCCTGTGTTCTTCTGGACACTGGTCGGCGATCCGATGCAGCGGCACATGCTGGCAAAAGAGCTATGGAAAGACGTGGGAAAGCTCTTTCTGGTTGCTGTCATCCTTGATGTGATTTACGAGATCATCGTTCTTCGCTGGATCTATCCGATTCAAACAATCATTGTGGCTTTAGCGCTGGCGATCGTACCCTATTTAGTCGTTCGCGGGCTCACCAATCGAATTGCGAGTTACCTTCACCCGGTCTCACCTCGCCAAGATCAGGAGTGATGTAAGATGACTCAGGACAAGGTTGATAATCCTGGAGCAGCGCCAGATCAAATGACCCTGGCTTTGGAACGCACCTACCTGGCTCACGAACGAACCATGATGGCGTGGACGCGAACCGCCACCTCGCTCATCACCTTCGGCTTCACGCTCTACAAGTTCTTCGAGTACCTGAATGAACGTGGCGATTTGGCCAAGAGTTCGCAACTCTTCGGCGCGAGGACGTTCGGCTTGATTATGATCGGCATCGGCGTCTTGACGTTGACTATTGCTGCAACGCAGCATCGGATCCAGATGCGACGGCTGACAGCACATTATCCGAATGCTCCGTTTTCACTCTTGTTCTTGCTGTCAGGCTTGATCGCCTTTCTGGGTATACTTGGCTTGATTGCAAGCATCGTACACCCGTAACCAACCTGTTCCTTGAAATGGAGATTGCCATGTACTTCACAGACGACTCGCTGCTGCCTGAGAACATGCCGCCGCTGATGATCACGGCCGCGCCTTATGGCCCGGTGTGGATGCCGGAGGATTGCACCCCCGAACAGAAGCTGCCCGTCACGTGGGACGAGCAGGTCCAGGCGGCGGTGGACTGCTACAACGCCGGGGCGACGCTCCTGCATATCCACGTCCGCGACCCCGAGACGGGGCATATCTCGAAGAACTTCCAGCACTACAACGACCAGGTCGCGCGGTTGCGGAAGGCCGTTCCGAAGATGATCCTCCAGCTGGGCGGATCGATCTCGTTCGCCCCGAACCCGGGCGAGGAGGCGCACGCCGCGAACTACGACACCCGGCACAAACTCTGCGCCGTCACGCCCGCGCCGGACCAGATCACAGTCATGTGTGGTTCCACGCTCTACGACCAGACAGCGATTCACCCCCTGGACACCTTCGAGGGGACGCGGTTCACCAACCCGGCGATGATCCACGCCATGGCCAACCTGGTCATGGACGCCACGCCGGACTTCTACCTGGAGAACATCAAGCGTTGCGTCGCGAACGGCATCCAGCCCTACTTCGCTCTGCCCCACATTCATGGCCTGGAACTGGTCGAAAGGCTGATCCGCCGGGGCTACTACATGGGCCCGGTAAATGGCTTCTTCAGCACCGGCGCTGCCGGCGTGTGCGGTGTTAATCCGTTCGACCTGATGGAACTGGTGCGTCGTACCCCGCATGGGTCATGCTTCACTTACCAGAGCACCTTCAGAC is a genomic window containing:
- a CDS encoding DUF202 domain-containing protein; the encoded protein is MTQDKVDNPGAAPDQMTLALERTYLAHERTMMAWTRTATSLITFGFTLYKFFEYLNERGDLAKSSQLFGARTFGLIMIGIGVLTLTIAATQHRIQMRRLTAHYPNAPFSLLFLLSGLIAFLGILGLIASIVHP
- a CDS encoding 3-keto-5-aminohexanoate cleavage protein; the encoded protein is MYFTDDSLLPENMPPLMITAAPYGPVWMPEDCTPEQKLPVTWDEQVQAAVDCYNAGATLLHIHVRDPETGHISKNFQHYNDQVARLRKAVPKMILQLGGSISFAPNPGEEAHAANYDTRHKLCAVTPAPDQITVMCGSTLYDQTAIHPLDTFEGTRFTNPAMIHAMANLVMDATPDFYLENIKRCVANGIQPYFALPHIHGLELVERLIRRGYYMGPVNGFFSTGAAGVCGVNPFDLMELVRRTPHGSCFTYQSTFRLTYPISMMMIALGQHTRAGIEDNLWDNKKGVRATTMQMIEKQIAMAKLVGRSIATPEQARQMLKIGVTYKSTEETLSNIGLPPNREKGNMGFLVHKTDGCIHPAAQGGCGHIHAGEWEEEASRLRSPVTEK